A section of the Citrobacter farmeri genome encodes:
- the nuoF gene encoding NADH-quinone oxidoreductase subunit NuoF — MKDIIRTPETHPLTWRLRDDKQPVWLDEYRSKNGYEGARKALTGLSPDEIVNQVKDAGLKGRGGAGFSTGLKWSLMPKDESMNIRYLLCNADEMEPGTYKDRLLMEQLPHLLVEGMLISAFALKAYRGYIFLRGEYIEAAVHLRRAIAEATEAGLLGKNIMGTGFDFELFVHTGAGRYICGEETALINSLEGRRANPRSKPPFPATSGAWGKPTCVNNVETLCNVPAILANGVEWYQNISKSKDAGTKLMGFSGRVKNPGLWELPFGTTAREILEDYAGGMRDGLKFKAWQPGGAGTDFLTEAHLDLPMEFESIGKAGSRLGTALAMAVDHEIGMVPLVRNLEEFFARESCGWCTPCRDGLPWSVKILRALERGEGQPGDIETLEQLCRFLGPGKTFCAHAPGAVEPLQSAIKYFREEFEAGIKQSFSNTHAIGGIQPNLLKERW, encoded by the coding sequence ATGAAAGACATTATCCGTACTCCCGAAACGCACCCGCTGACCTGGCGGCTGCGTGATGATAAACAGCCCGTCTGGCTGGACGAATATCGTAGCAAGAACGGCTACGAAGGCGCGCGTAAGGCGCTGACCGGTCTGTCCCCGGACGAGATCGTCAATCAGGTAAAAGACGCTGGCCTGAAAGGGCGCGGCGGTGCAGGCTTTTCCACCGGTCTGAAGTGGAGCCTGATGCCAAAAGACGAATCCATGAACATCCGCTACCTGTTGTGTAACGCCGATGAAATGGAGCCGGGCACCTATAAAGACCGTCTGCTGATGGAACAACTGCCACATCTGCTGGTGGAAGGCATGCTGATCTCCGCGTTTGCGCTGAAAGCGTACCGGGGTTACATCTTCCTGCGCGGTGAATACATTGAAGCAGCCGTGCATCTGCGCCGTGCGATTGCGGAAGCGACCGAAGCCGGTCTGCTTGGCAAAAACATTATGGGCACCGGTTTTGACTTCGAACTGTTTGTCCACACTGGGGCAGGGCGTTATATCTGCGGCGAAGAAACTGCGCTGATCAACTCCCTTGAAGGCCGTCGCGCTAACCCGCGCTCGAAGCCGCCGTTCCCGGCGACCTCTGGCGCATGGGGCAAACCGACCTGCGTCAATAACGTGGAAACGCTGTGTAACGTTCCGGCGATCCTCGCCAATGGCGTGGAGTGGTATCAGAACATTTCGAAGAGCAAAGATGCCGGTACCAAGTTGATGGGCTTCTCGGGTCGCGTGAAGAATCCGGGACTGTGGGAACTGCCGTTCGGCACCACCGCGCGTGAGATCCTCGAAGATTATGCGGGCGGTATGCGCGATGGGCTGAAGTTCAAAGCCTGGCAGCCCGGCGGCGCGGGGACCGACTTCCTGACTGAAGCGCACCTCGATCTGCCAATGGAATTTGAGAGCATTGGTAAAGCCGGAAGCCGTCTGGGTACCGCGCTGGCGATGGCGGTTGACCACGAGATCGGTATGGTGCCGCTGGTGCGTAACCTGGAAGAATTCTTTGCCCGTGAATCCTGCGGATGGTGTACGCCGTGTCGTGACGGCCTGCCGTGGAGCGTAAAAATTCTGCGCGCGCTGGAGCGTGGTGAAGGCCAACCGGGGGATATCGAGACGCTTGAGCAACTGTGTCGTTTCCTCGGTCCGGGCAAAACCTTCTGTGCACACGCACCGGGTGCGGTTGAGCCGCTACAGAGCGCCATTAAATATTTCCGCGAAGAATTCGAAGCTGGCATCAAGCAGTCGTTCAGCAATACCCATGCGATTGGTGGTATTCAGCCGAACCTGCTTAAAGAGCGCTGGTAA
- the nuoG gene encoding NADH-quinone oxidoreductase subunit NuoG — MATIHVDGKEYEVNGADNLLEACLSLGLDIPYFCWHPALGSVGACRQCAVKQYQNAEDTRGRLVMSCMTPATEGTFISIDDEEAKQFRESVVEWLMTNHPHDCPVCEEGGNCHLQDMTVMTGHSFRRYRFTKRTHRNQDLGPFISHEMNRCIACYRCVRYYKDYADGQDLGVYGAHDNVYFGRPEDGTLESEFSGNLVEICPTGVFTDKTHSERYNRKWDMQFAPSICQQCSIGCNISPGERYGELRRIENRYNGTVNHYFLCDRGRFGYGYVNLKDRPRQPVQRRGDDLITLNAEQAMQGAADILRQSKKVIGIGSPRASVESNFALRELVGAENFYTGIAHSEQERLQLALKVLREGGVHTPALRDIESYDAVLVLGEDITQTGARVALAVRQAVKGKAREMAAAQKVADWQIAAILNIGQRAKHPLFVTNVDNTRLDDIAAWTYRAPVEDQARLGFAIAHALDNTAPAVDGISSDLQNKIDVIVQALAGAKKPLIISGTNAGSAEVIQAAANVAKALKGRGADVGITMIARSVNSMGLGIMGGGSLDDALTELETGRADAVVVLENDLHRHASATRVNAALAKAPLVMVVDHQRTAIMENAHLVLSAASFAESDGTVINNEGRAQRFFQVYDPAYYDSNTIMLESWRWLHSLHSTVQNREVDWTQLDHVIDAVVAAMPELAGIKDAAPDATFRIRGQKLAREPHRYSGRTAMRANISVHEPRQPQDKDTMFAFSMEGNNQPSAPRSQIPFAWAPGWNSPQAWNKFQDEVGGKLRHGDPGVRLIEASESGLDYFTSVPASFQAQDGQWRIAPYYHLFGSDELSQRAPVFQSRMPQPYIKLNPADAAKLGVNAGTRVSFSYDGNTVTLPVEIAEGLTAGQVGLPMGMSGIAPVLAGARLEDLQEAQQ; from the coding sequence ATGGCTACGATTCATGTAGACGGCAAAGAATATGAGGTCAACGGTGCGGACAACCTGCTGGAAGCTTGTCTGTCTCTCGGCCTTGATATTCCGTACTTTTGCTGGCATCCGGCGCTGGGAAGCGTTGGTGCTTGCCGCCAGTGTGCGGTGAAGCAATACCAAAACGCGGAAGATACGCGTGGTCGCCTGGTGATGTCTTGTATGACACCGGCCACCGAAGGCACGTTTATTTCGATTGACGACGAAGAAGCGAAACAGTTCCGCGAAAGCGTGGTGGAGTGGTTAATGACCAACCACCCGCACGACTGTCCGGTCTGTGAAGAGGGCGGCAACTGCCATCTTCAGGATATGACCGTGATGACCGGCCACAGTTTCCGTCGTTATCGTTTCACCAAACGTACTCACCGCAATCAGGACCTTGGGCCGTTCATCTCTCACGAAATGAACCGCTGCATCGCCTGTTATCGCTGTGTGCGTTACTACAAAGATTACGCCGACGGCCAGGATCTGGGCGTGTATGGCGCGCACGATAACGTCTACTTCGGTCGTCCGGAAGACGGTACGCTTGAAAGCGAGTTCTCCGGTAACCTGGTGGAAATCTGCCCGACCGGCGTGTTCACCGATAAAACGCACTCCGAGCGTTATAACCGTAAGTGGGACATGCAGTTTGCGCCGAGCATCTGCCAGCAGTGTTCCATCGGCTGTAACATCAGTCCGGGTGAGCGCTACGGTGAGCTGCGTCGTATCGAAAACCGCTACAACGGGACCGTTAACCATTACTTCCTCTGCGACCGCGGTCGTTTTGGCTATGGTTACGTCAACCTGAAAGACCGTCCGCGTCAGCCGGTACAGCGTCGTGGTGATGATCTGATCACCCTCAACGCAGAGCAGGCGATGCAGGGCGCGGCAGATATTCTGCGTCAGTCTAAAAAAGTCATTGGCATCGGATCTCCGCGCGCCAGCGTCGAGAGCAACTTCGCGCTGCGTGAACTGGTCGGGGCGGAAAACTTCTATACCGGGATTGCGCATTCCGAGCAGGAACGTCTGCAACTGGCACTGAAAGTGCTGCGTGAGGGCGGAGTGCATACCCCTGCGCTGCGTGATATCGAATCTTACGATGCGGTGCTGGTGCTGGGCGAAGATATCACCCAGACCGGGGCCCGCGTTGCGCTGGCCGTGCGCCAGGCGGTGAAAGGCAAAGCGCGCGAAATGGCGGCGGCCCAGAAAGTGGCTGACTGGCAGATTGCGGCGATCCTCAACATCGGTCAACGCGCGAAGCACCCGCTGTTCGTGACCAACGTGGACAACACCCGTCTGGATGATATCGCGGCGTGGACTTACCGTGCGCCGGTTGAAGATCAGGCGCGCTTAGGCTTCGCCATCGCCCACGCGCTGGACAACACGGCGCCAGCGGTTGACGGTATCAGCAGCGATCTGCAAAACAAAATCGACGTGATCGTTCAGGCGCTGGCCGGGGCGAAAAAACCGCTGATCATTTCCGGCACCAACGCCGGTAGCGCTGAAGTGATTCAGGCGGCTGCCAACGTGGCGAAGGCGCTGAAAGGTCGCGGCGCTGACGTCGGTATCACGATGATTGCCCGCTCGGTTAACAGTATGGGGCTGGGCATTATGGGCGGCGGTTCGCTTGATGATGCGTTAACGGAGCTGGAAACCGGTCGTGCGGACGCGGTGGTGGTGCTGGAAAACGATCTGCATCGTCACGCGTCGGCAACGCGCGTCAATGCCGCACTGGCAAAAGCGCCGCTGGTAATGGTGGTTGACCATCAGCGTACGGCGATCATGGAAAACGCTCACCTGGTGCTTTCTGCGGCAAGCTTTGCAGAAAGCGATGGTACGGTCATCAACAACGAAGGCCGGGCTCAGCGTTTCTTCCAGGTTTACGATCCGGCGTACTACGACAGCAACACCATTATGCTGGAAAGCTGGCGCTGGCTGCATTCGCTGCACAGCACCGTGCAAAACCGCGAAGTAGACTGGACGCAACTTGACCACGTGATCGACGCTGTGGTTGCCGCAATGCCTGAACTGGCCGGTATTAAAGACGCTGCGCCGGATGCAACCTTCCGCATTCGTGGACAGAAACTGGCGCGTGAGCCGCACCGTTACAGCGGTCGTACAGCTATGCGCGCGAACATCAGCGTTCACGAACCTCGTCAGCCGCAGGACAAAGACACGATGTTTGCCTTCTCTATGGAAGGGAACAACCAGCCGTCTGCGCCGCGTTCACAGATTCCATTTGCCTGGGCTCCGGGCTGGAACTCCCCGCAGGCGTGGAACAAGTTCCAGGATGAAGTGGGCGGTAAACTGCGTCATGGCGATCCAGGTGTGCGTCTGATCGAAGCGTCAGAAAGTGGTCTGGACTACTTCACCTCTGTTCCGGCGAGCTTCCAGGCGCAGGACGGACAGTGGCGTATTGCGCCGTACTACCATCTGTTTGGTAGCGATGAATTGTCTCAGCGTGCGCCGGTCTTCCAGAGCCGCATGCCGCAACCGTACATAAAACTCAACCCGGCCGATGCCGCGAAGTTGGGAGTGAATGCCGGTACCCGCGTCTCCTTTAGCTACGACGGCAACACGGTTACGCTGCCGGTTGAAATCGCTGAAGGGTTGACGGCAGGGCAGGTCGGTTTGCCGATGGGCATGTCGGGCATTGCGCCTGTTCTGGCGGGTGCGCGCCTTGAGGATCTGCAGGAGGCACAACAATGA
- the nuoH gene encoding NADH-quinone oxidoreductase subunit NuoH, with protein MSWITPDLVDILLTILKAVVILLVVVTCGAFMSFGERRLLGLFQNRYGPNRVGWGGSLQLVADMIKMFFKEDWIPKFSDRVIFTLAPMIAFTSLLLAFAIVPVSPGWVVADLNIGILFFLMMAGLAVYAVLFAGWSSNNKYSLLGAMRASAQTLSYEVFLGLSLMGVVAQAGSFNMTDIVNNQADIWNVIPQFFGFVTFAIAGVAVCHRHPFDQPEAEQELADGYHIEYSGMKFGLFFVGEYIGIVTISALMVTLFFGGWHGPFLPPFIWFALKTAFFMMMFILIRASLPRPRYDQVMSFGWKICLPLTLINLLVTAAVILWQAQ; from the coding sequence ATGAGTTGGATTACACCGGATCTTGTCGATATCCTGCTGACCATCCTCAAAGCGGTGGTGATCCTGCTGGTGGTGGTCACCTGCGGGGCATTCATGAGCTTTGGCGAACGTCGTCTGCTGGGTCTGTTCCAGAACCGTTACGGACCGAACCGTGTAGGCTGGGGCGGTTCGCTCCAGTTGGTCGCGGACATGATTAAGATGTTCTTTAAAGAAGACTGGATCCCGAAATTCTCGGATCGCGTCATCTTTACGCTTGCGCCAATGATTGCCTTTACCTCACTGCTGTTGGCGTTTGCCATCGTGCCGGTAAGTCCGGGTTGGGTGGTCGCAGATCTGAACATCGGGATCCTGTTCTTCCTGATGATGGCGGGTCTGGCAGTGTACGCGGTGCTGTTCGCCGGTTGGTCGAGCAACAACAAATACTCGCTGTTGGGTGCAATGCGTGCGTCTGCGCAAACGCTCAGCTACGAAGTGTTCCTCGGGCTCTCCCTGATGGGCGTGGTGGCGCAGGCCGGTTCATTTAACATGACCGACATCGTCAACAACCAGGCGGATATCTGGAACGTTATTCCGCAGTTCTTTGGTTTTGTCACCTTCGCTATCGCGGGCGTGGCGGTGTGCCACCGTCACCCGTTTGACCAGCCGGAAGCCGAACAGGAACTGGCGGATGGTTATCACATTGAATACTCCGGCATGAAGTTCGGTCTGTTCTTTGTGGGGGAATACATCGGTATTGTTACCATTTCTGCGCTGATGGTTACCCTGTTCTTCGGTGGCTGGCATGGCCCGTTCTTACCACCATTCATCTGGTTCGCGTTGAAAACCGCGTTCTTCATGATGATGTTCATTTTGATTCGTGCGTCGTTACCGCGTCCTCGTTATGACCAGGTAATGTCCTTCGGCTGGAAGATCTGCCTGCCGTTGACGCTCATCAACTTGCTGGTAACGGCGGCTGTCATTCTCTGGCAGGCGCAATAA
- the nuoI gene encoding NADH-quinone oxidoreductase subunit NuoI: MTLKELLVGFGTQVRSIWMIGLHAFAKRETQMYPEEPVYLPPRFRGRIVLTRDPDGEERCVACNLCAVACPVGCISLQKAETKDGRWYPEFFRINFSRCIFCGLCEEACPTTAIQLTPDFELGEYKRQDLVYEKEDLLISGPGKYPEYNFYRMAGMAIDGKDKGEAENEAKPIDVKSLLP, translated from the coding sequence ATGACCTTAAAAGAATTGTTAGTAGGTTTCGGCACCCAGGTACGCAGTATCTGGATGATCGGCCTGCATGCGTTCGCGAAACGCGAAACGCAGATGTACCCGGAAGAGCCGGTCTATCTACCGCCCCGTTTCCGTGGTCGTATCGTTCTGACGCGCGACCCGGACGGCGAGGAGCGTTGCGTTGCCTGTAACCTGTGTGCGGTAGCGTGTCCGGTAGGCTGTATTTCTCTGCAAAAAGCGGAGACCAAAGACGGTCGCTGGTATCCGGAGTTTTTCCGCATCAACTTCTCACGCTGCATTTTCTGTGGTCTGTGCGAAGAAGCCTGTCCGACAACCGCGATTCAACTTACGCCAGATTTCGAACTGGGTGAGTATAAGCGCCAGGATCTGGTTTACGAGAAAGAGGATCTGCTGATCTCCGGTCCGGGTAAATATCCGGAATATAACTTCTACCGGATGGCAGGTATGGCAATCGACGGCAAAGATAAGGGCGAAGCAGAGAACGAAGCCAAGCCTATCGACGTCAAGAGCCT